In the genome of Muntiacus reevesi chromosome 5, mMunRee1.1, whole genome shotgun sequence, one region contains:
- the ANO9 gene encoding anoctamin-9 isoform X1, with amino-acid sequence MRGEESLRILVPTEGESLPLMDMNTCETKAPELWDYVLVVDRRTQRNPGQVQRQQQFLEELENQGFHYKAMEDQEKEFFGIRADSGVFGRYQRLVEPEDTVPGGELSRPASIRATNRIRIVNFVLKSKMAAGDTLQDLVKDGVFEDGFPLHKGEEHLKKKWARWRSMFQRQPISDIRDYFGEKVALYFAWLGWYTYMLVPAAVVGLIVFLSGFSRFEASQISKEICKAHDIYMCPRGDHNRRFQRLSDTCAYAKLTHLFDNEGTVLFAIFMALWATVFLEMWKRERARVVLRWELYGWDEDQEEMALGLISCPDYQPRLHQHSYLRSTVILLLSLLMICLMIGMAHVLVVYRVLAAALFNSALPFLGEQVTTAVVVSGALVHYVIILIMTKINKYVALKLCDFEKPRTFSERESKFTIKFFTLQFFAHFSSLIYIAFILGRINGHPGKTVRLAGLWKLEECHLSGCMMDLFVQMAIIMGLKQTLSNCMEYLRPWLAHKYRSLRALSQDPELGHWQRNYRLNPVYTFSLFDEFMEMMIQYGFTTIFVAAFPLAPLLALFSNLVEIRLDAIKMVRLQRRLVPRKAKDIGTWLQVLEIIGVLAVIANGMVIAFTSEFIPRVVYKYRYGPCRSGAQSEVDCFTGYVNHSLSVFYTKDFQDPAKIEGSENVTECRYRDYFSAQDSNFSEQHWFLLAIRLAFLILFEHVALCIKLIAAWFVPDIPQSVKNEVLKKKYQRLEQKSCSPRSTDV; translated from the exons GGAGAAGAGAGTCTCCGGATCTTGGTGCCGACTGAAGGTGAGAGCCTTCCGCTGATGGACATGAATACGTGTGAG ACCAAGGCCCCTGAGTTGTGGGACTATGTCCTTGTGGTCGATCGTCGCACCCAGAGAAACCCCGGGCAGGTCCAGCGGCAGCAGCAGTTCCTGGAAGAGCTTGAGAACCAAGGCTTTCACTACAAG GCAATGGAGGACCAGGAGAAGGAGTTCTTTGGGATCCGAGCTGACAGCGGGGTCTTTGGCCGGTACCAGAGGCTTGTGGAGCCCGAGGACACTGTCCCCGGAGGGGAGCTGTCCAGGCCCGCTTCCATCCGAGCCACCAACAG AATCCGAATTGTCAACTTTGTCCTGAAGAGCAAGATGGCAGCGGGTG ACacgctccaggatttggtgaaggATGGGGTCTTTGAGGACGGGTTCCCCTTGCACAAG GGGGAGGAACACCTAAAGAAGAAATGGGCCCGGTGGAGAAGCATGTTCCAAAGGCAGCCAATTAGTGATATCAG GGACTACTTTGGAGAGAAAGTGGCCTTGTACTTTGCCTGGCTCGGCTGGTACACCTACATGCTGGTGCCCGCCGCAGTGGTGGGCCTCATCGTCTTCCTGAGCGGGTTTTCCCGATTCGAAGCCAGCCAGATCAG CAAGGAGATCTGCAAGGCCCACGACATCTACATGTGCCCTCGTGGCGACCATAACCGCAGGTTCCAGCGACTCTCAGACACCTGCGCCTATGCCAAG CTCACCCACCTCTTCGACAACGAGGGCACCGTGCTGTTCGCCATCTTCATGGCGCTGTGGG CCACCGTGTTCCTGGAGATGTGGAAGCGGGAGCGAGCCCGAGTGGTCTTGCGGTGGGAGCTGTACGGCTGGGACGAGGACCAG GAGGAAATGGCTCTGGGGCTCATCAGCTGCCCAGACTACCAGCCGCGGCTGCACCAGCACTCCTACCTGCGGAGCACCGTCATCCTCCTCCTGTCTCTCTTGATG ATCTGCCTCATGATCGGCATGGCCCACGTCCTGGTGGTCTACCGAGTCCTAGCTGCCGCCCTGTTCAACTCGGCCTTGCCCTTCCTGGGGGAGCAGGTGACCACAGCTGTGGTGGTGAGCGGGGCCCTGGTTCACTATGTGATCATCCTCATCATGACCAAG ATCAACAAATATGTGGCCCTGAAGCTTTGTGACTTTG AGAAACCCAGGACCTTCTCAGAGCGAGAGAGCAAGTTCACTATCAAGTTCTTCACTCTGCAGTTTTTTGCTCACTTCTCCTCCCTTATCTACATCGCCTTCATCCTGGGCAG GATCAATGGACACCCCGGGAAGACGGTGCGCCTGGCAGGGCTGTGGAAGCTAGAGGAG TGCCACCTCAGCGGCTGCATGATGGACCTGTTCGTGCAGATGGCCATCATCATGGGTCTGAAGCAAACGCTCAGCAACTGCATGGAGTATCTGAGACC GTGGCTGGCGCACAAGTATCGCTCTTTGCGGGCCCTGTCTCAGGACCCCGAACTGGGCCACTGGCAGCGCAACTACCGCCTGAATCCGGTCTACACCTTCAGCCTGTTCGATGAGTTCATGGAGATGA TGATCCAGTATGGCTTCACCACCATCTTCGTGGCCGCCTTCCCGCTTGCCCCGCTGCTCGCCCTCTTCAGCAACCTCGTGGAGATCCGCCTGGACGCCATCAAGATGGTCCGGCTGCAGCGGCGCCTGGTGCCACGCAAGGCCAAGGACATTG GGACCTGGCTGCAGGTGCTGGAGATCATCGGTGTGCTGGCAGTCATCGCCAATGGGATGGTCATCGCCTTCACGTCCGAGTTCATCCCCCGCGTGGTGTACAAATACCGCTACGGCCCCTGCCGGAGCGGGGCCCAGTCTGAAGTCGA CTGCTTCACGGGCTATGTCAACCACAGCCTGTCTGTGTTCTACACCAAAGACTTCCAGGATCCTGCCAAAATCGAGGGCTCGGAGAATGTGACTGAGTGCAG gtACCGGGACTATTTCTCTGCTCAGGACTCCAACTTCTCGGAGCAGCACTGGTTCCTCCTGGCGATCCGCCTGGCCTTCCTCATCCTCTTCGAG CACGTGGCCTTATGCATCAAGCTCATTGCGGCCTGGTTCGTGCCTGACATCCCACAGTCTGTGAAGAATGAAGTCCTGAAGAAGAAGTACCAGAGACTGGAGCAAAAGAG CTGCAGCCCCAGGAGCACAGACGTGTAG
- the ANO9 gene encoding anoctamin-9 isoform X2, which translates to MRGEESLRILVPTEGESLPLMDMNTCETKAPELWDYVLVVDRRTQRNPGQVQRQQQFLEELENQGFHYKAMEDQEKEFFGIRADSGVFGRYQRLVEPEDTVPGGELSRPASIRATNRIRIVNFVLKSKMAAGDTLQDLVKDGVFEDGFPLHKGEEHLKKKWARWRSMFQRQPISDIRDYFGEKVALYFAWLGWYTYMLVPAAVVGLIVFLSGFSRFEASQISKEICKAHDIYMCPRGDHNRRFQRLSDTCAYAKLTHLFDNEGTVLFAIFMALWATVFLEMWKRERARVVLRWELYGWDEDQEEMALGLISCPDYQPRLHQHSYLRSTVILLLSLLMICLMIGMAHVLVVYRVLAAALFNSALPFLGEQVTTAVVVSGALVHYVIILIMTKINKYVALKLCDFEKPRTFSERESKFTIKFFTLQFFAHFSSLIYIAFILGRINGHPGKTVRLAGLWKLEECHLSGCMMDLFVQMAIIMGLKQTLSNCMEYLRPWLAHKYRSLRALSQDPELGHWQRNYRLNPVYTFSLFDEFMEMMIQYGFTTIFVAAFPLAPLLALFSNLVEIRLDAIKMVRLQRRLVPRKAKDIGTWLQVLEIIGVLAVIANGMVIAFTSEFIPRVVYKYRYGPCRSGAQSEVEGGGGGLHCGPP; encoded by the exons GGAGAAGAGAGTCTCCGGATCTTGGTGCCGACTGAAGGTGAGAGCCTTCCGCTGATGGACATGAATACGTGTGAG ACCAAGGCCCCTGAGTTGTGGGACTATGTCCTTGTGGTCGATCGTCGCACCCAGAGAAACCCCGGGCAGGTCCAGCGGCAGCAGCAGTTCCTGGAAGAGCTTGAGAACCAAGGCTTTCACTACAAG GCAATGGAGGACCAGGAGAAGGAGTTCTTTGGGATCCGAGCTGACAGCGGGGTCTTTGGCCGGTACCAGAGGCTTGTGGAGCCCGAGGACACTGTCCCCGGAGGGGAGCTGTCCAGGCCCGCTTCCATCCGAGCCACCAACAG AATCCGAATTGTCAACTTTGTCCTGAAGAGCAAGATGGCAGCGGGTG ACacgctccaggatttggtgaaggATGGGGTCTTTGAGGACGGGTTCCCCTTGCACAAG GGGGAGGAACACCTAAAGAAGAAATGGGCCCGGTGGAGAAGCATGTTCCAAAGGCAGCCAATTAGTGATATCAG GGACTACTTTGGAGAGAAAGTGGCCTTGTACTTTGCCTGGCTCGGCTGGTACACCTACATGCTGGTGCCCGCCGCAGTGGTGGGCCTCATCGTCTTCCTGAGCGGGTTTTCCCGATTCGAAGCCAGCCAGATCAG CAAGGAGATCTGCAAGGCCCACGACATCTACATGTGCCCTCGTGGCGACCATAACCGCAGGTTCCAGCGACTCTCAGACACCTGCGCCTATGCCAAG CTCACCCACCTCTTCGACAACGAGGGCACCGTGCTGTTCGCCATCTTCATGGCGCTGTGGG CCACCGTGTTCCTGGAGATGTGGAAGCGGGAGCGAGCCCGAGTGGTCTTGCGGTGGGAGCTGTACGGCTGGGACGAGGACCAG GAGGAAATGGCTCTGGGGCTCATCAGCTGCCCAGACTACCAGCCGCGGCTGCACCAGCACTCCTACCTGCGGAGCACCGTCATCCTCCTCCTGTCTCTCTTGATG ATCTGCCTCATGATCGGCATGGCCCACGTCCTGGTGGTCTACCGAGTCCTAGCTGCCGCCCTGTTCAACTCGGCCTTGCCCTTCCTGGGGGAGCAGGTGACCACAGCTGTGGTGGTGAGCGGGGCCCTGGTTCACTATGTGATCATCCTCATCATGACCAAG ATCAACAAATATGTGGCCCTGAAGCTTTGTGACTTTG AGAAACCCAGGACCTTCTCAGAGCGAGAGAGCAAGTTCACTATCAAGTTCTTCACTCTGCAGTTTTTTGCTCACTTCTCCTCCCTTATCTACATCGCCTTCATCCTGGGCAG GATCAATGGACACCCCGGGAAGACGGTGCGCCTGGCAGGGCTGTGGAAGCTAGAGGAG TGCCACCTCAGCGGCTGCATGATGGACCTGTTCGTGCAGATGGCCATCATCATGGGTCTGAAGCAAACGCTCAGCAACTGCATGGAGTATCTGAGACC GTGGCTGGCGCACAAGTATCGCTCTTTGCGGGCCCTGTCTCAGGACCCCGAACTGGGCCACTGGCAGCGCAACTACCGCCTGAATCCGGTCTACACCTTCAGCCTGTTCGATGAGTTCATGGAGATGA TGATCCAGTATGGCTTCACCACCATCTTCGTGGCCGCCTTCCCGCTTGCCCCGCTGCTCGCCCTCTTCAGCAACCTCGTGGAGATCCGCCTGGACGCCATCAAGATGGTCCGGCTGCAGCGGCGCCTGGTGCCACGCAAGGCCAAGGACATTG GGACCTGGCTGCAGGTGCTGGAGATCATCGGTGTGCTGGCAGTCATCGCCAATGGGATGGTCATCGCCTTCACGTCCGAGTTCATCCCCCGCGTGGTGTACAAATACCGCTACGGCCCCTGCCGGAGCGGGGCCCAGTCTGAAGTCGA AGGTGGAGGAGGGGGTCTGCACTGCGGCCCACCCTGA